GATCGACTCTGCGTCGCGGGGTTTAGGGCTCGAGCAGCAGCGACAGCTCCCCTAACTCAGCATAAGACACATAGTAACGCCCGGCCTCTAAGGGCTGTATAGGCCCAATAGCACCGGTTAATAACCACTGATCAGGATAAATAATCCAGCCCTGTTCAATACGCTCATTAATTAAATTCAGTAGCATTTGCCACTGCCCGCCAATTAATGAATCACTTTGGGCGGCAAATAAGGGTAAATCGTTTAAATACAATCCCACTGTTACAGCTTCAACGTCGATGCTCCCAATCGCCACCGGCGTGCCAACCACAAAGCTGTGAGCCGCAACATTTGCGCGAACAATGTCAAAAACCGTAGGTGCGCCCGAAGCTTTAAAGCCGATGTCAGGCAACTCGACGGCGGGCGCCACTACATCTACCAATTTCTTCAAGTTCATCACATCCGCGACACGGTGCTTTAAAGGCCGCTTAAGACGGAAGGCCAATTCCACCTCAAGCATTCCCTTTTTAAAACTCGACAAATTGATAGGCTGAACCGAATCTAAACCGGCACCGGGCAACAGCACCCCCATGATTGGGCGATCACTGCGAAATTTCTTTTGCGAGCCTAGCGAGGTGAGACCAGCCTTAAATCCCTCGGGTAGTCGACCGCCGAGTTTTTTATCGAGACTTAATTTTTGTGATTGATAAGCGCCCTGCCATCGCAGCGCGTTTAACGATTCAGGGGATAGAGCCTCATCTGTTTCTGCAACACTTGTGGAAGCAAGGCTCAGCAAACCGAGTACAAAGAAGAAATTTAAAACCACGCGCCGCATATTCAAGACCACCAGAAACCAAATCACTTGTTTTTCAAACCCGCTTTAACATTAATCAGAAAGGTAGTACTCAACCGTCGAAACAACTCGAACCTTTTTAATGTGCGGGTTATTTTTGTCGCGATCACTAATCGAAAATTGTCCCTGGGAAGCGCGTTTAATCTTGCCCAACACACTCTCCGAATCGCCAGCGAACTTCTCGGCAACGGCGCGCGCTTGGCGAGTAGCTTCCTCAATCATCGACGGTTTAACTTGATTGAGTTTGGTAAAAATATACTCAGTCTGAGCCTGATAATTATTACCGTTGAAGGCGATACCTTTTTTACCCAGATCAGATAACTGGCGACTTACTTCTCGCACTTTGTCGATATTTTCAGAATACACCGTCACCGTCTGCTCAGCGGTATAGCGAAAGGGAGAACCGACATTATTGCCGTACTGTTGCGCTGATTTATCAGTAATTGCGGGCGCGGAAACAGATATTTCATCGCTGGAAAAGCCCTTATCTAGTAAAAAGGCTTTTATCGTGACGATACGTTCATCTATTAACACATAGAGCTTTGGCAGGTCATTACTCGCCTCGGTGAACTGCAGCGGCCAAATAGCGATATCCGCGACAAACTCACGTTCAGATAAGCCTTTTACCGTCACACTGCGTTCAAACTGCCGATATTGCGTAACCGCAGTCCCTAGCAATAGGCCCAGCACTGCAAGCCCCAACACCAGTGACACACCCAATATCAGCGCATTCGCCGTTGAGTTCTTAGAACTAGTCATAGCGCCTTTTCCTATTCATTATGTAATATCGGCCATCGTTTGGTCGCTTATTTTTTAAACGACTTTGGCAAATACGCCCAGCGTTAATGAGCGCAAATCTTCTGGCGCAAGCTCTAATTCTAAGCCTCGACGACCAGCACTGATATAGACGGTAGAGAACTGCAACGCAGACTCATCAATTACCGTCGCTAATAATTTCTTCTGTCCCAAGGGGCTAACGCCACCGAGTACATAGCCAGTACTTCTCTCTACATCTATCTGAAGGGCCATCGCCGCTTTTTTCGCGCCCAGCGCTTTAGCGGCCTGCTTCATATTTAGTTGCTCGGAAACAGGTAATACCGCGACAGCCAAGGCCTTAGCATCCAAAGTAATTACAAGCGTTTTAAACACCTGTTGCGGGTCGACTCCCAGCTTCTCTGCCGCTTCCAGTCCATAGGATGCACTGACAGGGTCGTGCACATATTCATGGACGAGGTGGGCAAGCTTCTGCTTTCTTACTAAATTTATCGCTGGCGTCATACGTTCTCCGACAGCCTCTCCCAGGCCACTGCAATTGACCGTCACAGGCCGCTCTAGTTCCCGCAGAGCCGGGCACGCGAATATAAGCAAGCTAGTCCTATACGGATAAGCCCAAAGGCTGAAAAAGTAGCTATACATTGATTAGAGCAAGAATTTCAGCCTAGGCAATTAACAATTAAGCTGATTATAGATCGATGCACCAGCCTGTATGACCCCACTACAGCCCCAATAGCGCCTTCATTCAGCACTATTAACGGTATGCGTAGCAGAAACAAGTGTCAGTCATATATGGCTCGGGGAGCTGGCGTGCTAAAATTGCGCGCTTTCCCATTCCCACCGCAACCCGCAAGGTATATACAGCTATGACGACGACAGAGACAAGAAAACGGGTTGGATTCGTGAGTTTGGGATGCCCAAAAGCATTAGTTGATTCTGAGCGCATTCTCACCCAATTACGCATCGACGGCTACGATATTGTGCCAAACTATGACGATGCCGACGTTGTGGTCGTGAATACCTGTGGCTTTATTGATAGCGCAAAGCAAGAGTCGCTTGACGCCATTGGTGAGGCTTTGAAAGAAAACGGCAAGGTAATCGTGACCGGCTGCATGGGCGATGACGCAAAAATTCGTGCCGTTCACCCCAATGTTCTGGCCGTGAGCGGTCCCGCCGCCTACGAAGAAGTCGTCGGCGCAGTGCACGAATGGGCGCCAGCCAACAAGCAGCACGACCCCTTTATTGACCTAGTCCCCCCGCAGGGCGTTAAATTAACACCAAGACACTACGCCTATTTGAAAATATCCGAAGGCTGCAATCATCGCTGCAGCTTCTGCATTATCCCCTCGATGCGGGGCGATTTAGTCAGCCGTCCGATTGGCAGCGTATTAGAAGAAGCAAAACGCTTGGTCAACGCCGGTGTTCGCGAAATTTTAGTGGTGTCACAAGACACTAGCGCCTATGGCTTAGACACCAAGTACAAACTCGATTTTTGGGATGGCCGTCCGATTAAAACCCGGATGCTAGAGTTGTGTGAAGCGCTGGGGGAAATGGGCGTGTGGGTGCGCCTGCACTATGTTTACCCCTATCCGCATGTCGACAATGTCATTCCTTTAATGGCTGAGGGCAAAATTCTGCCCTATTTAGACATTCCCTTTCAGCACGCCAGTCACAAAATATTAAAGGCGATGAAACGCCCTGCTCACCAAGAAAAAACCTTGGAGCGTATTAAAAAATGGCGTGAGATCTGCCCAGATTTAGTCATTCGCTCAACCTTTATTGTGGGCTTCCCCGGCGAGACTGAAGAAGACTTTCAAATATTGCTGGACTGGTTGCAAGAAGCACAGCTTGATCGTGTCGGCTGTTTTGAATACTCACCGGTAGAGGGCGCAACCGCCAACGAGCTTGAGGATCAAGTGCCCGCTGAGGTTAAAACTGAACGTTGGCAGCGCTTTATGGTGGTCGCCCAAGAAATTTCGGCCAAGCGTCTGCGCGCCAAGATTGGTAGCCAGCAAGAAATTTTAATCGACTCCGTCGATGAAGAAGGCGCCATTGGTCGCAGCGTCGCCGATGCCCCCGAAATTGACGGCAAGGTTTACTTAGACGGATTCACCGACGTAAAACCCGGTGACGCCTTGGTCGTCAATATCATTGACTCCGACGACTACGATCTCTGGGCTGAACCCGCTTAATGAACCTGCTGCTACTGCAGCCTGAAGATTTAGGCACGCACTCTGACGATATTAATCGTGTCACGCTGAGCGACTGGCGCGCTCAACATATTCGAGAGGTGTTGCGCGCATCAAGCGGCGACACCCTAAAAGTAGGCCTTCTTAATGGGCTTATTGGTACCGCTACTATCACGGCAATCAGCAATGACAAGGTGAGTCTTGAGTTTGAGCTGCATAAGCCGCCGCCGCCAAAACTGCCGCTCACACTGTTACTGGCACTGCCCCGCCCCAAAATGGCAAGACGGATAATTCGCGCCGCCACAGAATTGGGCGCCGCCGAGATCATTCTGCTCAATAGCTACCGCGTCGATAAAAGTTATTGGCAGAGCCCCTTGGTCAGCGACGAGACACTCCATAAAGCCATGTTGGAAGGCCTTGAGCAGGCGGGTGATACCCACTTGCCAATATTGCAAAGAGCCACTCGCTTTAAGCCCTTTGTTGAAGACCAATTGCCAAACCTATTAAAAAATAAAATAGGTTTATTAGCACACCCCTATGCCGACCAAGGACCACCGCATTCAGTAAGCCAAGCTTGCCTGCTCGCCATTGGCCCTGAAGGCGGCTTCATTCCCTATGAATGCGAGAAGCTCATCGCCGCGGGACTGCAAAGCTTTAGTCTTGGCCCCCGCATTCTCAAAACCGAAACAGCGGTTTCGACTCTAATTGGCCGACTGTTTTTATAGAACGCCCTTAGCCTAGAGCGCGCTCCAGAAAATCCAAACGGTCTTGACCAAAGAACATCTCATCATCAAGAAAGCAGGTTGGAGCACCAAACACATGACGAGATATCGCCTCATTGGTAATTGCTTTCAAACGTTCTTTGACCGCATCGTCGTCACATAGCGCAAGCACCTCAGCAGGATCAAAGCCGGCCTCAGACAAAACCGCGCTAACCACAGCAGGGTCGGCCATATTCTTTTCATTTACCCACAGCGCGGTAAAGATCGCGCTTAAGTAGTCGTGGAATTTCGGCGTGTCTAGATACCCCACTGCGCCACGCATCAACATCAAAGTATTAACCGGAAAATACGGATTAAAATTCATGGCTACGCCGCAGCGGGTAGCGACGCGCTGCAAATCAAGCAGCATATAACGTGCCTTGGCAGGAATTGCCGCGGGAGATTGATTGCCTGTCGCCTTGAACACCCCGCCAAGCAACATTGGCTTATACACTATCTCCGCATTGTGCCTACCAGCCAAGCTCGGTAACTGCGTCCACGCCAAGTAACTTGCCGGACTACCCACATCAAAATAGAACTCTATCAATTTACTCATTATGTTAACTCTCTCAAAACGTTTCCATCCAAGGACGTAGGTCAAACTCATGGGTCCAGCAATCTCGTGCCTGGCAATGAATTTGCCAATACTGCTCGGCAATATGTTCAGGATCTATAATCCCACCCTCGGATTTGGTCGCGTATTTATCGGGGAAGATCTCGCGTATGAATGCAGTATCAATAGCACCGTCAATAATAGAATGTGCAACATGAATACCCTGTGGGCCAAGTTCACGAGCCATACTTTGCGCCAAGGCGCGCAGCGCAAACTTGGCACTCGCAAAGGCGCTAAAGCCACTAGCGCCGCGCAGAGACGCGGTTGCACCAGTGAAAATAATCGTGCCTTTGTTCCTTGGCAACATCGCCTTGGCCGCCTCGCGACCTGTCAAAAAACCCGCGAACGCTGACATTTCCCAGACCTTTCTATAGACCTGTGCGGTGGTCTCGATAATGGGAAAGTAGACATTGCCACCGATATTGAAAACCACCACCTCAACACAGCCAATATCGCGCTCTATACCCTTAAAGAGATCGACCATCGCGTCTTCCTGCCGGGCGTCACACGCCATAGCGTGAGCGACACCACCTTCAGATTCGATATCTTTAAGTAATGCTTGCAAGGCATCTGCATTTCTTCGGGTGGCAACGACCGTAAAGCCTTCACGGGCAAACCGTCTAGCAGTCGCACCGCCGGTGGCATCACCCGCACCTATCACCACAGCAACCGGAGCTGAATTTCTGATTATTGTCATACATCCCCATAAGGACTATTTTAAAATAGCCCTAAAACATAAGTTCCTTTTTGGAACTTGTCAATTTATTCTAGACTATTCATTAAATAGGAATTGGATTGCGCTATGCGATGGGAAGACCTTGACCAAGAGCCATGTTCGCTTGCGCGCACCCTTGCCGTGGTGGGCGATCGCTGGACATTATTGATACTCAGAGATTGCTTTTTAGGCGTCAGGCGCTTTGACGTCTTTGAAAAGCGGCTTGGCATTACCCGTCACATCCTTGCTGACAGGCTCAAGAAATTGCTCAGCTATGGGGTGCTCTATAAATCACCCTATCAAGAGCGACCTTTACGCGAAGAGTACCGTCTAAGCGAAAAAGGACTGGAATTGCACTCGGTTATTCTCGGCTTAGTAAGCTGGGGAGACCGATACATGAGCGATGAACGGGGTGCGCCAATAGTGCACGTCCACAAATCCTGCGGTCATCAAATACACCCCATCACCAGCTGCCCTGAATGCGGTGAAGCCATTACCGCCAAGGATATAACACTAGAGTTGGGGACGAACTGGGATAACAGCCTAGGGGAGCTGCTTCCCACCAGAAACACTTAAGTACTTGCAGGCGAGGTCGCCGAGCGACTATGAAGTAGTTTGATGATATCTCGCCAACTGACAATACCTACTGGAAAGCCATGTCCATCTATCACTGGCACGCAAGAAATCTTATGCTTAATAAACAATTCCATTACGTCATCAACGCTTTGGTCCTCACGAACACAAATGGGATGCCGCGACATCACTTGATGCACGCGTTTATTCAAGGCAGCTGCCTCAGCCTCCGTCGCCACAGGCAGCTCAGCCCTAGGACCGATGGACCTGAAAAAATCCCGATCAGAAACAATACCGACAAATTCTTTGCCATCTACGACCAAAAGATGATGTAACTTTTGCTCCCTGAACATGCGGCTAACTTTGCTTAGCCTGTCATCCGCCATAATGGTAACGACCGGCTTACTCATAACAGCATCTGCCCTGATTGCCACTGTCATACCTCGCCATCCCCCATATTAAATTTAGTATCCGACACCTCACCCGCCAGCCGCATTTTCACCATCATATTGTTCTCGGAGTCGGCATTTTTCAAGGCAACCTCTCTAGTAATCAAGCCTTGCTTATAAAGTGAGAATAGAGCGTGATCAAAGGTTGCCATACCCATGTTCTGGCTCTTCTCCATGGTGTCCTTAATCAAATCGATCTCACCGGTCTCGATCAGCTCCGAGATATAGGGTGATTGTAATAGCACCTCTACAGCGGGAATTCGAAGTTCGCTAACGCCAGCTACCAGCCGCATGGCAACGACCGCCTTTAAGTTTAAGGACAAATCCATAAACAATTGCTTGTGCGCAGTATCCGGAAAAAAGTTCACAACCCTATTAAGCGCTTGGTCAGCATTATTTGCGTGTAAGGTTGCCAAACATAAATGCCCCGTTTCCGCATAGGCAATGGCATGCTGCATGGTCTGTTGATCACGAATTTCCCCGATCATAATCACATCAGGAGCCTCGCGCATGGCATTAGAGAGCGCGGATATAAAGGACATCGTATCCAGCCCGACTTCCCGCTGGTCGACTACAGAGCGCTTGTGAGTATGAAGAAACTCAATAGGATCCTCGATACACAATATATGACCAGGGGTGTGTTGATTCCTATAATCTATCATCGATGCCAGAGTAGTAGATTTTCCCGATCCGGCGGATCCCACCACCAGAATTAAGCCTCTATTTAAGCCCACCAACTCTTTTAATACCGGTGGTAAGTTAAGGGATTCAAGACTGGGAATCGTGCTGTGAATGTAACGCACTACCATCGACACTTCGCCGCGCTGGCGATAAAAGTTAAATCTAAAACGGCCTATTGCATC
This portion of the Zhongshania sp. R06B22 genome encodes:
- a CDS encoding SIMPL domain-containing protein, whose translation is MTSSKNSTANALILGVSLVLGLAVLGLLLGTAVTQYRQFERSVTVKGLSEREFVADIAIWPLQFTEASNDLPKLYVLIDERIVTIKAFLLDKGFSSDEISVSAPAITDKSAQQYGNNVGSPFRYTAEQTVTVYSENIDKVREVSRQLSDLGKKGIAFNGNNYQAQTEYIFTKLNQVKPSMIEEATRQARAVAEKFAGDSESVLGKIKRASQGQFSISDRDKNNPHIKKVRVVSTVEYYLSD
- the ybaK gene encoding Cys-tRNA(Pro) deacylase, encoding MTPAINLVRKQKLAHLVHEYVHDPVSASYGLEAAEKLGVDPQQVFKTLVITLDAKALAVAVLPVSEQLNMKQAAKALGAKKAAMALQIDVERSTGYVLGGVSPLGQKKLLATVIDESALQFSTVYISAGRRGLELELAPEDLRSLTLGVFAKVV
- the rimO gene encoding 30S ribosomal protein S12 methylthiotransferase RimO, coding for MTTTETRKRVGFVSLGCPKALVDSERILTQLRIDGYDIVPNYDDADVVVVNTCGFIDSAKQESLDAIGEALKENGKVIVTGCMGDDAKIRAVHPNVLAVSGPAAYEEVVGAVHEWAPANKQHDPFIDLVPPQGVKLTPRHYAYLKISEGCNHRCSFCIIPSMRGDLVSRPIGSVLEEAKRLVNAGVREILVVSQDTSAYGLDTKYKLDFWDGRPIKTRMLELCEALGEMGVWVRLHYVYPYPHVDNVIPLMAEGKILPYLDIPFQHASHKILKAMKRPAHQEKTLERIKKWREICPDLVIRSTFIVGFPGETEEDFQILLDWLQEAQLDRVGCFEYSPVEGATANELEDQVPAEVKTERWQRFMVVAQEISAKRLRAKIGSQQEILIDSVDEEGAIGRSVADAPEIDGKVYLDGFTDVKPGDALVVNIIDSDDYDLWAEPA
- a CDS encoding 16S rRNA (uracil(1498)-N(3))-methyltransferase — its product is MNLLLLQPEDLGTHSDDINRVTLSDWRAQHIREVLRASSGDTLKVGLLNGLIGTATITAISNDKVSLEFELHKPPPPKLPLTLLLALPRPKMARRIIRAATELGAAEIILLNSYRVDKSYWQSPLVSDETLHKAMLEGLEQAGDTHLPILQRATRFKPFVEDQLPNLLKNKIGLLAHPYADQGPPHSVSQACLLAIGPEGGFIPYECEKLIAAGLQSFSLGPRILKTETAVSTLIGRLFL
- a CDS encoding 2-hydroxychromene-2-carboxylate isomerase is translated as MSKLIEFYFDVGSPASYLAWTQLPSLAGRHNAEIVYKPMLLGGVFKATGNQSPAAIPAKARYMLLDLQRVATRCGVAMNFNPYFPVNTLMLMRGAVGYLDTPKFHDYLSAIFTALWVNEKNMADPAVVSAVLSEAGFDPAEVLALCDDDAVKERLKAITNEAISRHVFGAPTCFLDDEMFFGQDRLDFLERALG
- a CDS encoding SDR family oxidoreductase is translated as MTIIRNSAPVAVVIGAGDATGGATARRFAREGFTVVATRRNADALQALLKDIESEGGVAHAMACDARQEDAMVDLFKGIERDIGCVEVVVFNIGGNVYFPIIETTAQVYRKVWEMSAFAGFLTGREAAKAMLPRNKGTIIFTGATASLRGASGFSAFASAKFALRALAQSMARELGPQGIHVAHSIIDGAIDTAFIREIFPDKYATKSEGGIIDPEHIAEQYWQIHCQARDCWTHEFDLRPWMETF
- a CDS encoding winged helix-turn-helix transcriptional regulator yields the protein MRWEDLDQEPCSLARTLAVVGDRWTLLILRDCFLGVRRFDVFEKRLGITRHILADRLKKLLSYGVLYKSPYQERPLREEYRLSEKGLELHSVILGLVSWGDRYMSDERGAPIVHVHKSCGHQIHPITSCPECGEAITAKDITLELGTNWDNSLGELLPTRNT
- a CDS encoding CBS domain-containing protein, giving the protein MTVAIRADAVMSKPVVTIMADDRLSKVSRMFREQKLHHLLVVDGKEFVGIVSDRDFFRSIGPRAELPVATEAEAAALNKRVHQVMSRHPICVREDQSVDDVMELFIKHKISCVPVIDGHGFPVGIVSWRDIIKLLHSRSATSPAST
- a CDS encoding PilT/PilU family type 4a pilus ATPase, which produces MGNLISYLELMVSKNASDFFFSTGALPTIKIEGLCHPVGQVAFAPNQVKELAYSILNDDQKRTFEKTMELNLALGFDAIGRFRFNFYRQRGEVSMVVRYIHSTIPSLESLNLPPVLKELVGLNRGLILVVGSAGSGKSTTLASMIDYRNQHTPGHILCIEDPIEFLHTHKRSVVDQREVGLDTMSFISALSNAMREAPDVIMIGEIRDQQTMQHAIAYAETGHLCLATLHANNADQALNRVVNFFPDTAHKQLFMDLSLNLKAVVAMRLVAGVSELRIPAVEVLLQSPYISELIETGEIDLIKDTMEKSQNMGMATFDHALFSLYKQGLITREVALKNADSENNMMVKMRLAGEVSDTKFNMGDGEV